The Flammeovirga agarivorans DNA window TTCTGTCTTAAATATCTAAGGTTGGTGCCAAATAATGAGGTGTTTTTCGACATTTGGTATTATTTTATACGAGGAATACTAATTTTTTTGTCAATTTATGATATTAAACATTTATTGCCAAATATTTTGTCTTAAATCATTATTTTTCTTTCGTATTTCAATAATTGTCAAGCTTTTTAGCAAAAAATAAGTGTTTCTACCTTACATTTTGTGTTAATAATTGATCAATACTAACTTTAAAGAAGTCGCTGATCTTGATTAGGATACTTTGTTTCGGTTCTACACCCATTTCAAAAGATCGAAGGTCTTCAACGCTTATTATGCCTTTTCCATCTTGATTTAATCTTTCTGAAAACTCTTTTAAAGATAGTTTGTGTTTGATACCTCTCAAATACTTAAGATTTCTTGAAAAGAGGGTGTTGCCAATTTCCATTTCGGGGAAATCAGAAAAAATACATGTTTTATATTTCCAAAATTCTAATACTTCATCTTTATGCACTTCATAGGGTTCATAAGATGAGTTTTCAGATTCTAAGATAAAATAATCACCATCTCGGTATACATTTTTAAAAACATATCCATCAGCCTTAGTAGTTACAATGTATTTCTCTCCTAATTTTATTGATTCTTTGTCAAAGCATTTTTCACCTATCACAATGTCTTTGCTTTTCATCGGAGGCATTGAGTCTCCTTTAATTTCAAAAGCTCTATGGCTTTTGGAATCTGAAAATCCTGGTATGTCTATTTTTCGTAGTGATTTATAGAACTCTGGATCTGTGAAGTTGGTTGCATATCCAGCAGAAGCTTTTTGAGGAACTAATGTAACTATATCATTTCCTTCTTGATCAACAGTTGCCATATGGACATCAAACTGAGGTTTAGGAGCTTCTTTTCTCAATCTGTTTTCTAAGTTTTTCTCTTCTAAATTGATATATAAGAAATCATCTAAAGAAATTTTAAAGAAGTCGACAATAATTTTTAAATCTGAAAAGTTAGGAGAGGACTTGCCTTCCCAGTTTAAGATTTTACTGCGATTACATTTCATCCCTTTTTTATTAAACTCTTCTGCAAGATCATTCTGTGTTAGATTAAAGTGCTCTCTCAGTAATTTAAGGTTATTGTTATTATATGTCATCTTCTATAAAATGATTTAAATGATAAATATGTACGCAATAGTAGTCAATTATTTTAATAATGACAAAATAATAAACAATAAATGTTTAAAAAATAAGTGTATATTTTGTCAATTTTTTTCGTGATACAACTTATAATCATGTATCTTTATTCTTAACTAAATATTATAACTTCTAAATAAAATATGAAAGGATTTATTAAGACGACCTTTGCTGTTATCGTCGGTATTTTTTTATCATCGTTTCTATTATCAATGCTTGGAGCTTTTATTGTAGGTGCGATAGTCTCTTCTTCAAATAGTAGTGAGCCAGCCCAAATTGATGCTCAATCCATTTTAGTATTGGATATCACAAAACCAATTAGAGAAATAGGGGAAACAGACCCATTTGAATCATTAAACTCTAGCTTTTTCCCGTCAAATGGTGCTAGAGGTTTGCATGATGTTCTAGATATAATCGATAAAGCAACTAATGATGAAAACATTGCAGGTATTTACTTAAAAGGTGGATCATTTGGTGGGTCTTTACCAATGGCAGTAGAAATCAGAGAAGCCTTATCAAAGTTTAAGGCATCAGATAAATTTGTTTATTCATATGCAGATGGTATTTCAGAAACAGGTTATTATGTAATTTCTGAGGCTAGTAGAGTATACTTAAACCCAATTGGTAATCTAGAACTTAATGGATTCTCATCTGAGATCATGTATTTTAAAGACTTCTTTGAAAAGATAGGTATCAAGCCTGAAGTATTTAGAGTAGGTAAATATAAAAGTGCTGTTGAGCCATTTATTACAGACAAAATGAGTGATGCTAACAGAGAGCAAATTTCATCTTATTTAAATGGTTTGTATGATCATTACTTAGTAGGAGTATCAGCTTCAAGAGGCATTGACCTCGAAACATTAAGAAGTATTTCTGCAGAAATGAAAGTTAGAAATGCAGAAGATGCTGTCAAGTTTAAGCTAGTAGATCAATTAGCTTATGTTGATGAAGTGAAGGAAGATATTGCCAAGATGTTGGAAATCGAAGAAACTTCTGACCTTTCATTCATCAATTATTCAAAATATAAGGACGCATTAGACCCTAGATCTAGAAGAAAAGGGGAAGGTAAAGTTGTGGTACTTTCTGCAGAGGGAGAAATCAAATATGGAAAGGCTGATGGTAGTGAGAATGTAATTACTAACAAAGATTTAGTTCCTGAATTAAATAAGTTAGCTGAGGATGATGACGTTTCGGCTGTGGTATTACGAGTAAACTCTCCAGGTGGTAGTGCATTATCTTCAGACTTGATTTGGAGAGCTGTTCAGAATCTAAAAAAGAAAAAACCTGTTGTTGCATCTATGTCAACATATGCTGCTTCTGGTGGGTATTATATTTCTATGGGTTGTGATAAAATTGTCGCGTATCCAAATACTATCACAGGTTCTATCGGTATCTTCGGTTTAGCATTTAATCCATCTGACCTAATGACGAAGAAGTTGGGGCTGAAGACGTATACAGTAAGCACTGGTAAATTCTCTAATTATCAATCTTTATTAGATGATTTCTCTAAAGAAGATAGAGCTATTATTCAACAAAATGTGAATGAGGGGTATGAAGTATTTACTTCAAAAGCTGCTGAAGGTCGTAATATGAGTCTTGATGCCTTATTAAAGGTTGCTCAGGGTAGAGTATGGACAGGTTCTCAAGCCTATGAGGTAAAACTTGTTGATGAACTTGGTGGTTATCAAAAAGCGATTGAAGTAGCAGCTGAATTGGCAGGCTTAGAAGAAGATAATTATAAAATCAAATACTTACCAGGTGAGAAAGATATGTTACAAGAGTTACTAAGCAGTCTTGAAACTGGTTCTGAAGCTAAGATTAAAGAAATGGTTTTAGGAGAATATTCTTCATATGTTGATGGGACAATGTCATGGTTGGAATCTTTAAAAGGAGTTCAAGCGAGACAACCATATTACGAAGTAATTGAAGGTTTTGAAATGCCTTAATCATAAATTTATTTCAATAAAAAAACGCTCATAACATTGAAGTTGTGAGCGTTTTTTTGTTATAAAATATATAAGTTGAGTTCAATAAATTGATGAATTTCTTCAATCGTAAAAATTTTATATAATTTTTCTGTTGTAATCATTCTAGGCCCTCGATTGTGAATAGAGTCTGAAAGTTTTTGTTGTGTAAGTTGATCTAAATAACTTTCGGCTTTTTCCCAATTGGAAGAATAATTTAAATCTGAGATGAAATCGTTTTCACTATTTTCAGAAAGCAAGAATGCTTCATCAGAATCAAAAGGGTAATGGTTGTCTAATAGTTGCTTATAAATTCTATTTACCTCAATAATGGAATCTTGATGCGTACTTAAATGAAGCATCATTGCTTTTAACCAGAGCATTGAGGTGAAATCTTTATTATCAGAAACGATATATATATTATACCAATACTTGTTCAGCTGAGTAGCGAAGATCTCCATAAACACACCCACTATCCAAGTCTTATTCTCTCTATGTTTCTTGTAACCTTTTCTATTTAAGTCATTTAGACTGTTTTGTAAGGCGGTTAATATCTCGTCTTTTAAATCGTTTTGAAATACCTCATGCTTAGGGAAATAGAAGGCTGCATTCTCTTTCCAAATCTTAAATATTTTTTCTGCTTTTTTGGGGAGCTCCTGTAGAGGACTGATATCCATTATTGTATTTTTTTGATTTTATGTTGACAAAAGTAAATCTAAATGAATTAATTATTGGTGATAAAATGTTACAGAAGAGAATTCTTTTTAAAAATTTCACTTTTCTAAGAATATCCTTAAACGAAAAGGCAAGTTTCTTGTTATATGTTTAAATAGAGTACTACAATACTTATATTGGAATAAGAACTTTATGATCCAATTACTACCTTCCTATGAAACCTACGCCACATACAGATCATCTATCTAGATTCATCGAGAAAATATACGAAATAAAAGAAAGTCACAATAATGTTGTTACTCAAGCTGACCTAAAAAAGACAGCCTTAGAAATGGGACTGTCTGATTTAGAGTGGGTGAGAATGCAAGATTTATTTTCAGCACACCTTGCTCGTGCAATAGGTTATCATAAATATAAAAATTGGGATGATGCTATATTCGAAATAGATCAGGCGTTAACAATCAATCCGTTTGATGCGAAGGCACTTTTTCTTTTATCCTCAAGTTATGCCAACAAGTACTATGAAGATGAAAAGAAATCAGATAGAGATACAGCTATATTATATGCGAACAAGTGTTTAGAGGTAAACCCATTGGACGATAAAGCTCTTCAGTTATTAAGTTCTTTAAAGAAGGAAGCAAGACAAAGAAAGATCATAGAGAGGGAATCGTTAAAGACGCTTATTGTTGCATGTTCATTTGGGGCCATAATTTTTTCTGCATTAGCTTATCTTTCATTATCAGATATGGTGGTGACAACAATACCATATTCTACGGAGGTGGTGAAGAATACTCAAAATGAAATTAAACCTGATGTCCGCTATTATTCTGATCGTAATCATGATGAGAGCTTTTTTCAGCTAACTGATAATGTAATCAAGATCTTTGAACAGAAATCGGCATTGGTTTTACAAGGACAGATAAAGGAAGAAGTACAAGATAATAACGGAGTATTTGTAAAGTGGAAAGATGTAGAAGGTAATATTATTCATGCAGAGCATTTTACTTTACAGTACTTAGAAGATATAAAAGATCCTCAAAGTGATCATTTTAAATTGATAAGATTTCTTGAGTCTGAAAAAGCTATTGCTATAGCTAAAGTGGACATAGTTTTGGACTAGAGTTTGATTTTGGCGTTAATCAGATTAAAGGAATTAAAAATGCATTCATTTAAGTAAAAAATGGATGCATTTTTTTATACATAATATCTTAGTTAGTGACATTAACTTAATTTTTAACGTAGTTTTTTACAATAATATGTAGAAATAGTAAAATTAACCTTACTTTTGGGGGCATAATCAAGCTGTTGAAATCAATTACGCAAAATGGTACTCTTTTTTCGAGGCAATACAGACAACGTATTTGCAGTTCACGCCAGTCAGGCGCTTTCACAAGAAAATGTTAATAAACTTTCTTGGTTATTCGGCAATGCACAACAAATAGATCAAACTTCTATTGAAGGATGGTTTATTGGTCCACGTAAGGAAATGTTGACTCCTTGGAGTACAAACGCCGTGGAAATTACTCAGAACATGGGCATTGAAGGTTTAATTCGTATTGAAGAATTCCTTCAAGTTGAATCTGAGAAATCTGCTGATTTCGACCCAATGTTACAAGCTTTGTACGAAGGTCTTGATAGTTCTATCTACACTATCGATGTAGAACCAGAACCAATCCAACATATCGAAGATATCTCTGCTTACAACCAAGCAGAAGGATTGGCACTTAGTGATGATGAAGTAAGTTACTTAAACGAGGTAAGTGAGAAACTAAATCGTAAGTTGACTGATTCTGAGGTTTATGGTTTTGCTCAAGTCAACTCAGAGCACTGTCGTCACAAAATCTTTAATGGAATATTTGAAATTGATGGAGAAGAAAAACCTACTTCATTATTCAAATTGATCAAAAGGACTTCTAAAGAAGCTCCAGATAATTTGGTATCAGCATATTCAGATAATGTTGCCTTTATTAAAGGACCTGTATCTGAACAATTTGCTCCTGTTACTCAGGATAAACCAGATTTCTTTGAAACAAAAGATTTTGAATCAGTAATTTCATTAAAAGCGGAAACACATAACTTCCCAACTACTGTAGAGCCATTTAATGGTGCTGCAACTGGATCAGGTGGAGAGATTCGTGACCGTGTTGCAGGTGGTAAAGGTTCAATGCCTTTAGCAGGTACTGCTGTATATATGACATCTTATTCTCGCCTAGAAGATAACAGAAACTGGGAGAAAGGGATGGAAGAAAGACCATGGTTGTACCAAACACCTATGGAAATTCTTATCAAAGCATCAAATGGTGCTTCAGACTTTGGCAACAAATTCGGTATGCCATTAATCTGTGGTTCAGTATTGACTTTCGAACATGAGGAAGACAATAAGAAGCATGGTTTTGATAAAGTAATAATGATGGCAGGGGGTATTGGTTATGCGAAAAAGCGTGATGCCTTAAAAGATACTCCAGAGAAAGGTGATAAAGTTGTTGTTATGGGTGGTGATAACTACCGTATCGGTATGGGCGGTGGCGCCGTATCATCTGTAGCAACTGGTGAATTTTCTAACTCAATTGAGTTGAACGCTATCCAACGTTCTAACCCTGAAATGCAGAAGCGTGTTTACAATGCGGTTCGAGCGATGTCAGAAGGTGAAGAGAATCCAATCGTCTTAATTCACGATCATGGTGCAGGTGGACACTTAAACTGTTTATCAGAATTAGTGGAAGAAACAGGTGCACAAATTGATTTAGAAAAATTACCTGTAGGTGACCCTACATTATCTGCGAAAGAAATCGTTGGTAACGAGTCTCAAGAAAGAATGGGCTTAGTAATCAACGAAAAACATATTGATACTTTAAAGAAAATTGCTGAACGTGAGCGTTCTCCATTATACGTTGTAGGAGAAACAACAGGTGACATGCAGTTTACTTTTAAAGATACAAAAACAGGTGAGGCTCCAATCGATATGCCTTTGGACTATATGTTTGGAAAAGCGCCTAAAACAATTATGCGTGATACCACTGTTGCTCCTAACTTCTCTGAAGTACAAGTTGAGGCAACAAAAGTTCATGAATATTTGAATGATGTTTTACAACTTGAAGCAGTTGCATCAAAGGATTGGTTAACAAACAAAGTAGACCGTTCTGTAACTGGTAGAGTAGCAAAACAACAAACAGCTGGTGAATTACAGTTACCATTGAACAACGTTTCAGTGATGGCTTGTGATTACAGAGGTAAATCAGGTATCGCAACTTCTATTGGACATGCTCCTGTAACTGCAATGATTGATCCTGCTGCAGGTTCAGTGAACGCAATTGCTGAATCATTAACTAACATGGTTTGGGCTCCATTAGAAGGAGGTTTAACATCAGTATCGCTTTCTGCTAACTGGATGTGGCCTTGTAAAAATGAAGGTGAAGACGCTCGTTTATACAAAGCGGTAGAAGCTTGTTCTGATTTTGCTGTTGCTTTAGGAGTAAATATCCCTACGGGTAAAGATTCATTATCAATGACTCAAAAGTATGGTGATGAAAAAGTTTATTCTCCAGGTACAGTAATTATCTCAACGGTTGGTGAGGTTTCAGATTTAAAACAAGTTGTTGAGCCAGTTGCTAAAGTAGGTAAGAAATTAGTCTACGTAGATTTAGCAAAAGATGGTTACGCTTTAGGTGGATCATCACTTGCTCAAGTTTTAAATAAAGTAGGTAAGAGAGTATCTTCAGTTCAAAACCCTGAATACTTTGCAAAAGGTTTCGGTGCAATCCAATCTTTAATTAAAGAAGGTAAGATTGTTTCCGGACATGATGTTTCAGCTGGTGGTCTAATCACTGCTTTATTAGAGATGACATTCCCTTCTCAGAATGTTGCTTATAATGTTGATATTTCTTCAGTCTCTGAAGAGAGCTTAACTAACATTCTATTCTCAGAAACTCCTTCTGTGATCTTCCAAGTTGAAGACGAAGCTGCATTATCTGAATTAGAAGGTAGCGGAGTTAATTTCACAGTTATCGGTGAAGCTGTAGAAGGTGAAAGCACTACTGTTAAATATCAAGATGCTGAATTGTCTTTCAATACTGCAGAGTTAAGAGATGTTTGGATGAAAACATCACACTTATTGGATAGACAACAATCTGGTAAAACATGTGCTGATGAGCGTTTTGCTTCATATAAAATTTCTCCTTTACATTACACTTACCCAGAGAACTTCACTGGTAAGCTTTCTGATTACGGTATTGATGCTGATAGAAAAGATAGAACAGGAATCAAGGCTGCTATCATCAGAGAGAAAGGTGTAAATGGCGATAGAGAAATGGCTTACTCAATGCACTTAGCAGGTTTCGATGTAAAAGATGTACATATGACAGATTTAATCTCAGGAAGAGAAGATCTATCTGATGTGAACTTCATCGTATTTGTTGGTGGATTCTCAAACTCTGATGTATTAGGTTCAGCTAAGGGTTGGGCTGGTGCATTCTTGTACAATGAGAAAGCGAAGCAAGCACTTGATAACTTCTACGCAAGAGAAGATACATTGTCATTAGGTGTATGTAATGGATGTCAGTTGATGATCGAATTAGGTCTAGTAACCAAAGGTCATGATAAGGCTCCGAAGATGTTACATAATGAATCTCATAAGTTTGAGTCAGGTTTTGTGAACATGACTATTCCTGAGAATAACTCTGTAATGTTACAGTCTTTAGCCAATACTCGTTTAGGTGTATGGATTGCTCACGGTGAAGGTAAATTTGACTTACCTTATGCTGAGGACCAATACAACATTGTAGGTAAGTATGGTTATGAGACGTATCCTGCTAATCCGAATGGATCTTCGTTCAATACTGCAGCATTGGCTTCAGAAGATGGACGTCATTTAGTAATGATGCCTCACTTAGAAAGAGCGATCTTCCCTTGGAACTGGGCTCACTACCCAGAAAGAAACGACGAAGTTTCACCTTGGATAGAGGCATTTGTTAATGCTAAAAATTGGGTAGCAGAAAATAAGAAATAATAATTTTCTAATTATCTATATAAAATCTCCTTGAGAAATCAGGGAGATTTTTTTTATATCATTAATTTGATAATGTAGTTTCTTGAAAAAAGAAATATAACCCAATTAAAAATTAGTATTATAACTATTTCATTTATGAGAAAATTCTTAGCTACACTACTATTCTCTTTCTTTTTTATCTTAGATGGATATTCATATTCCTGGGATAAACTCGAAGACCCGAAAGATAAATCTTATCTTTTCAGTGAAAACTCCTCAGTTTTACAAAATGGTAAAACAGTATCAGCAAGTAAAGGGCGTGGACAAAAATTCGAGATTGGTATTCGTTTCTGGGATGATATAGGGATTGACTTCTGTCTTAATCTTGCTAAGAACAGAGTTCATTTTACAGGTACCTTTGGAAACAGGTTTAATCTATCTGTTTATTATGATTGGATCTTTAATATCGAAAACACTAATGGTTTGGCATTATACGTAGGTGCAGGTGGTAAGATATCATTTGGTGATCCAACCGATTTTGGTATCGGTGCAAATCTAGGTATACAGTACGCATTCGATATTCCTTTATCTATAGGGTTTGATTGGAGACCAACATGGTGGTTAACACATGGATCTAACTTTAGTAGTGGCGATTATGCTTTTATGGCCAGGTTTAGATTCTGATAAAATATATTTATAAAAAAAAAAGGTTAGTGGATTAATAGAATCTGCTAACCTTTTTTATTTCGCTTTTTCCTCGTGCTTGAAGATTAGAAAATACCACATGAGGAATAGAATTACAATTTCTCCCATTTACATATTTCTTTTTATCAATAAACGGATCTACACTCTTTTAGTTTAATTATAAACATTATATTTTATGATTGATCGTTTATATTAAGATTGATTATGAATACAATTCAATAAGCAAACGCAAAAAATTAGTATTATGAAAAAATTTGAAACGGTAGATGACTATATTCTACATACTGATAAATGGAAGGAAGAACTTAACATTTTAAGAGAATTACTTTTAAATACAGTATTAGAAGAAGGTGTAAAATGGGGAGCACCTATTTATATGATTAATAAAAAGAATGTGGTCGGTATAGCATCTTTTAAGAATTATGTAGGTTTGTGGTTTCATCAAGGGGCATTATTAGCGAATAAAGAGAATGTTCTCATCAATGCTCAAGAAGATAAAACTAAAGCCTTAAGACAATGGCGTTTTGAAAGTAAGGAGGAGCTTATAACCCAATTAAACTTAATTAAAGAATATGTTGATGAAGCAATTAGTAATCAACAAAACGGTTTAGAAGTTAAGATCGATAGGACACCTAAACCTCTAATTCTACCCAATGAACTTGTAGATGCTTTTGTAAATGATAAGGAGTTGGAAACTGCATTTAAATCTCTAACCTTATCAAAAAAGAGAGAATATGGGGAATATATTAGTACTGCTAAACGCGAGGCAACTAAACTATCAAGAATAGAAAAGATAATTCCTATGATAAAGAATGGTATTGGGCTTAATGATAAATACAAAAAATAAAATAAGTTCCACATTTAAAGTAATTTAGATTCATTCTTAAAAATATGTTAAATAGATTTGCATAAATCAAAATTATAAAAGTATTCAAGATGTTATTCCAAGTTAAATATATCGCAACAAAAAGATGCATGTCTCTTCCGACAAGGAGACAGGTTTCTGATATATGTAGGGGATGACAATTTCATTATATACAACTTTCGAAAGTCCAATACTATATATCAGTGTTGGACTTTTTTTTATTCAATTAATGTTTCACTATAAATTTTAATCTGATGATTAATGTAGAAAAACAAGCCATGAAAATCGGCTTTAAGCACACTTGGAGTTTATTTCTAAACCATGTGAAAGAACAAAAAATCAAACAACAATTTTTACTTAGCACATCATGAAAACAAGAAGATTTTTATACATCATCGTCTTTATTGGGGTAGGGAGTTATATTATCTTAGGAGAACTTCTTAGAGACTTATTTATCTCATTTTTATATATGGGAGGTACAATTTTATTTGTTCTATTACCATTTATTCTATTTAAAGATCAAAAAAGATCTAATACAAAAAGAGCAAAGAAAAGCGAAACTATAGAAAAGATTGAAAGTCCTAAAGTAGAGACTTTAGATCACAAATTACTTCGTGAAGAAAAAGGAAAAGCAATCTATATGACTATTTACAGTGTCGAGAGCTCTCCATAAATAAAATAATATAACTGAGACAGTACTTTTGCTGTCTCTTTTTTTACTACAATGTTTGTTTAAACAAATATTTTCACTACATTTGTTTAAACAAATAAAAAAGGAGAGAAAAAAATCATGAAAATATTATCAACAGCACCTTTAGGACCACAATGGCCAACTTTAGACCCTTTCTTATTTACGGCACACCATAAAGACTATTTTCCTAGTGGGAATGATGATATGAGTATTTCTGTACCATTAAATGGAAGAAATATTGGATCTGACTTTTCTGGAAAAGATGGATGGAGTATGTACCATGGTAGGAAGATACCTGGGTTTCCTTATCATCCACATAGAGGGTTTGAAACAATAACCATTGTTGATGAAGGAATGGCTGATCATTCAGATTCATTAGGTTCAGCAGGTAGATTTGGTGATGGAGATGTTCAATGGATGACAGCAGGTAAAGGGGTTCAACATTCTGAAATGTTCCCTTTATTGAATACTAATAAAGACAACCCGCTTGAGTTATTTCAAATATGGTTGAATCTCCCTAAAAAGAGTAAAATGGTGGATCCCCATTATAAAATGCTTTGGAATGAGGAGATACCTATCATCAATGAAAAAGATAATGATGGTAATACTGTTGAAATAAAAGTTGTAGCAGGTCAATATAAATCTGTCGCTCCTTTATCACCAACTCCTGATTCTTGGGCAGCAGATTTAAATAATAATGTTGCAGTTTGGAGAATAAAGCTTTCACCTAATGCTCTATATAACTTAGCTCCAACGGAGAAAGGAACCAATAGGGTATTATATTTCTATAATGGTGATAGCGTTCAAGTAGAGGATAAATTAGTTCATGAAAATACTTGTTTTCAAGTAGATGAGACAGAAAGTATATCTATTAAGGCAGGGAATTCAGAAACCTATGTATTGTTACTCCAAGGAAAACCAATTGGAGAACCTGTTGCTCAACATGGGCCTTTTGTAATGAATACAAGAGAAGAATTACAACAGGCATTTGATGATTACCAACAGACTCAGTTTGGTGGATGGCCTTGGGATAAGCAAGAAATGG harbors:
- a CDS encoding helix-turn-helix domain-containing protein, which gives rise to MTYNNNNLKLLREHFNLTQNDLAEEFNKKGMKCNRSKILNWEGKSSPNFSDLKIIVDFFKISLDDFLYINLEEKNLENRLRKEAPKPQFDVHMATVDQEGNDIVTLVPQKASAGYATNFTDPEFYKSLRKIDIPGFSDSKSHRAFEIKGDSMPPMKSKDIVIGEKCFDKESIKLGEKYIVTTKADGYVFKNVYRDGDYFILESENSSYEPYEVHKDEVLEFWKYKTCIFSDFPEMEIGNTLFSRNLKYLRGIKHKLSLKEFSERLNQDGKGIISVEDLRSFEMGVEPKQSILIKISDFFKVSIDQLLTQNVR
- the purL gene encoding phosphoribosylformylglycinamidine synthase, translating into MVLFFRGNTDNVFAVHASQALSQENVNKLSWLFGNAQQIDQTSIEGWFIGPRKEMLTPWSTNAVEITQNMGIEGLIRIEEFLQVESEKSADFDPMLQALYEGLDSSIYTIDVEPEPIQHIEDISAYNQAEGLALSDDEVSYLNEVSEKLNRKLTDSEVYGFAQVNSEHCRHKIFNGIFEIDGEEKPTSLFKLIKRTSKEAPDNLVSAYSDNVAFIKGPVSEQFAPVTQDKPDFFETKDFESVISLKAETHNFPTTVEPFNGAATGSGGEIRDRVAGGKGSMPLAGTAVYMTSYSRLEDNRNWEKGMEERPWLYQTPMEILIKASNGASDFGNKFGMPLICGSVLTFEHEEDNKKHGFDKVIMMAGGIGYAKKRDALKDTPEKGDKVVVMGGDNYRIGMGGGAVSSVATGEFSNSIELNAIQRSNPEMQKRVYNAVRAMSEGEENPIVLIHDHGAGGHLNCLSELVEETGAQIDLEKLPVGDPTLSAKEIVGNESQERMGLVINEKHIDTLKKIAERERSPLYVVGETTGDMQFTFKDTKTGEAPIDMPLDYMFGKAPKTIMRDTTVAPNFSEVQVEATKVHEYLNDVLQLEAVASKDWLTNKVDRSVTGRVAKQQTAGELQLPLNNVSVMACDYRGKSGIATSIGHAPVTAMIDPAAGSVNAIAESLTNMVWAPLEGGLTSVSLSANWMWPCKNEGEDARLYKAVEACSDFAVALGVNIPTGKDSLSMTQKYGDEKVYSPGTVIISTVGEVSDLKQVVEPVAKVGKKLVYVDLAKDGYALGGSSLAQVLNKVGKRVSSVQNPEYFAKGFGAIQSLIKEGKIVSGHDVSAGGLITALLEMTFPSQNVAYNVDISSVSEESLTNILFSETPSVIFQVEDEAALSELEGSGVNFTVIGEAVEGESTTVKYQDAELSFNTAELRDVWMKTSHLLDRQQSGKTCADERFASYKISPLHYTYPENFTGKLSDYGIDADRKDRTGIKAAIIREKGVNGDREMAYSMHLAGFDVKDVHMTDLISGREDLSDVNFIVFVGGFSNSDVLGSAKGWAGAFLYNEKAKQALDNFYAREDTLSLGVCNGCQLMIELGLVTKGHDKAPKMLHNESHKFESGFVNMTIPENNSVMLQSLANTRLGVWIAHGEGKFDLPYAEDQYNIVGKYGYETYPANPNGSSFNTAALASEDGRHLVMMPHLERAIFPWNWAHYPERNDEVSPWIEAFVNAKNWVAENKK
- a CDS encoding pirin family protein — its product is MKILSTAPLGPQWPTLDPFLFTAHHKDYFPSGNDDMSISVPLNGRNIGSDFSGKDGWSMYHGRKIPGFPYHPHRGFETITIVDEGMADHSDSLGSAGRFGDGDVQWMTAGKGVQHSEMFPLLNTNKDNPLELFQIWLNLPKKSKMVDPHYKMLWNEEIPIINEKDNDGNTVEIKVVAGQYKSVAPLSPTPDSWAADLNNNVAVWRIKLSPNALYNLAPTEKGTNRVLYFYNGDSVQVEDKLVHENTCFQVDETESISIKAGNSETYVLLLQGKPIGEPVAQHGPFVMNTREELQQAFDDYQQTQFGGWPWDKQEMVHDKDKGRFALHADGTLEEK
- the sppA gene encoding signal peptide peptidase SppA, which gives rise to MKGFIKTTFAVIVGIFLSSFLLSMLGAFIVGAIVSSSNSSEPAQIDAQSILVLDITKPIREIGETDPFESLNSSFFPSNGARGLHDVLDIIDKATNDENIAGIYLKGGSFGGSLPMAVEIREALSKFKASDKFVYSYADGISETGYYVISEASRVYLNPIGNLELNGFSSEIMYFKDFFEKIGIKPEVFRVGKYKSAVEPFITDKMSDANREQISSYLNGLYDHYLVGVSASRGIDLETLRSISAEMKVRNAEDAVKFKLVDQLAYVDEVKEDIAKMLEIEETSDLSFINYSKYKDALDPRSRRKGEGKVVVLSAEGEIKYGKADGSENVITNKDLVPELNKLAEDDDVSAVVLRVNSPGGSALSSDLIWRAVQNLKKKKPVVASMSTYAASGGYYISMGCDKIVAYPNTITGSIGIFGLAFNPSDLMTKKLGLKTYTVSTGKFSNYQSLLDDFSKEDRAIIQQNVNEGYEVFTSKAAEGRNMSLDALLKVAQGRVWTGSQAYEVKLVDELGGYQKAIEVAAELAGLEEDNYKIKYLPGEKDMLQELLSSLETGSEAKIKEMVLGEYSSYVDGTMSWLESLKGVQARQPYYEVIEGFEMP
- a CDS encoding YdeI/OmpD-associated family protein → MKKFETVDDYILHTDKWKEELNILRELLLNTVLEEGVKWGAPIYMINKKNVVGIASFKNYVGLWFHQGALLANKENVLINAQEDKTKALRQWRFESKEELITQLNLIKEYVDEAISNQQNGLEVKIDRTPKPLILPNELVDAFVNDKELETAFKSLTLSKKREYGEYISTAKREATKLSRIEKIIPMIKNGIGLNDKYKK